In one Calonectris borealis chromosome 23, bCalBor7.hap1.2, whole genome shotgun sequence genomic region, the following are encoded:
- the LOC142092512 gene encoding arylacetamide deacetylase-like 4 isoform X2 — protein sequence MTEIPPDVDQPSKLCLYHCVYTLMEILAKNLESLGIFEEHILMRLIVDGLPACRDSKLFIKDLHFDEVPVRIYLPRVPSASKRRGVIFFHGGCGIFGSIRSHERICRYIARKSDSVVVSVGYHLSPEHKYPAQTLDCLTATVHFLKTAENYGVDSDRIILCGDSVGGTFTASVCQELVNRRDIPKIRAQVLIYPFLQALNFNLPSHQKNAFVGFLSRERTVRFILKYLKKDCSMKEAILAGSHVPEKMNLKYRKWIYPDLIPEIFKLGYKPPLPTSFLPQVHEETKELFETRFSPLLAEDTVVCHLPDTCIITCEHDVLRDDGLLYKKRLEDNNVKVTWYHMEEGFHCALGFFGYGIFSFPSSSKMVNHTVNFIKGY from the exons ACAGAGATTCCTCCTGATGTTGACCAGCCATCAAAGCTCTGCTTATATCATTGCGTATATACTCTGATGGAAATTCTG GCAAAGAACTTAGAAAGTTTGGGCATCTTTGAGGAGCATATACTTATGAGGTTGATTGTTGATGGGCTGCCGGCATGCAGGGATTCAAAGCTCTTCATAAAGGATCTGCATTTTGATGAGGTGCCAGTGAGGATTTACCTCCCAAGAGTACCATCTGCAAGCAAAAGGAGAGGAGTCATCTTCTTCCATGGAGGATGCGGGATATTCGGAAGCATCA GAAGTCATGAAAGAATATGCCGGTACATAGCCAGAAAATCTGATTCAGTGGTTGTGTCTGTTGG GTATCATTTATCTCCTGAGCATAAGTATCCAGCCCAAACTTTGGACTGTCTCACTGCTACTGTACACTTTTTGAAGACTGCAGAAAACTACGGGGTGGATTCTGATCGGATTATTCTTTGTGGGGATAGTGTAGGGGGCACTTTTACTGCTAGTGTTTGCCAAGAACTGGTAAATAGAAGAGATATCCCAAAGATACGTGCCCAGGTACTGATCTATCCGTTTCTCCAAGCATTGAACTTTAATCTGCCATCTCACCAGAAAAATGCTTTCGTTGGCTTCTTGTCCCGGGAACGTACAGTCCGTTTTATTCTGAAGTACTTGAAAAAGGATTGCTCTATGAAGGAAGCTATTTTAGCAGGTTCTCATGTTCCCGAGAAGATGAATTTGAAGTATAGGAAATGGATATATCCAGATCTTATTCCAGAGATATTTAAACTGGGCTATAAACCGCCGTTACCCACTTCATTTTTACCTCAAGTCcatgaagaaacaaaagaactgtttgaGACAAGATTTTCCCCACTGTTAGCGGAAGATACTGTTGTTTGCCACCTACCTGATACTTGCATAATTACCTGTGAGCACGATGTGCTCAGAGATGACGGATTGTTGTACAAGAAGCGGTTAGAGGACAACAATGTAAAAGTGACCTGGTATCACATGGAAGAAGGCTTCCACTGTGCACTAGGATTTTTTGGTTatggtattttctcttttccatcatCAAGTAAAATGGTGAACCACACTGTAAACTTTATAAAAggctattaa
- the LOC142092512 gene encoding arylacetamide deacetylase-like 4 isoform X1, translated as MECFYALALIAGILVAFVLLVLIATYHNSFKTEIPPDVDQPSKLCLYHCVYTLMEILAKNLESLGIFEEHILMRLIVDGLPACRDSKLFIKDLHFDEVPVRIYLPRVPSASKRRGVIFFHGGCGIFGSIRSHERICRYIARKSDSVVVSVGYHLSPEHKYPAQTLDCLTATVHFLKTAENYGVDSDRIILCGDSVGGTFTASVCQELVNRRDIPKIRAQVLIYPFLQALNFNLPSHQKNAFVGFLSRERTVRFILKYLKKDCSMKEAILAGSHVPEKMNLKYRKWIYPDLIPEIFKLGYKPPLPTSFLPQVHEETKELFETRFSPLLAEDTVVCHLPDTCIITCEHDVLRDDGLLYKKRLEDNNVKVTWYHMEEGFHCALGFFGYGIFSFPSSSKMVNHTVNFIKGY; from the exons ATGGAATGCTTTTATGCTCTGGCTCTAATAGCAGGAATTCTAGTCGCTTTTGTATTACTGGTTTTAATTGCAACTTATCATAATTCCTTCAAGACAGAGATTCCTCCTGATGTTGACCAGCCATCAAAGCTCTGCTTATATCATTGCGTATATACTCTGATGGAAATTCTG GCAAAGAACTTAGAAAGTTTGGGCATCTTTGAGGAGCATATACTTATGAGGTTGATTGTTGATGGGCTGCCGGCATGCAGGGATTCAAAGCTCTTCATAAAGGATCTGCATTTTGATGAGGTGCCAGTGAGGATTTACCTCCCAAGAGTACCATCTGCAAGCAAAAGGAGAGGAGTCATCTTCTTCCATGGAGGATGCGGGATATTCGGAAGCATCA GAAGTCATGAAAGAATATGCCGGTACATAGCCAGAAAATCTGATTCAGTGGTTGTGTCTGTTGG GTATCATTTATCTCCTGAGCATAAGTATCCAGCCCAAACTTTGGACTGTCTCACTGCTACTGTACACTTTTTGAAGACTGCAGAAAACTACGGGGTGGATTCTGATCGGATTATTCTTTGTGGGGATAGTGTAGGGGGCACTTTTACTGCTAGTGTTTGCCAAGAACTGGTAAATAGAAGAGATATCCCAAAGATACGTGCCCAGGTACTGATCTATCCGTTTCTCCAAGCATTGAACTTTAATCTGCCATCTCACCAGAAAAATGCTTTCGTTGGCTTCTTGTCCCGGGAACGTACAGTCCGTTTTATTCTGAAGTACTTGAAAAAGGATTGCTCTATGAAGGAAGCTATTTTAGCAGGTTCTCATGTTCCCGAGAAGATGAATTTGAAGTATAGGAAATGGATATATCCAGATCTTATTCCAGAGATATTTAAACTGGGCTATAAACCGCCGTTACCCACTTCATTTTTACCTCAAGTCcatgaagaaacaaaagaactgtttgaGACAAGATTTTCCCCACTGTTAGCGGAAGATACTGTTGTTTGCCACCTACCTGATACTTGCATAATTACCTGTGAGCACGATGTGCTCAGAGATGACGGATTGTTGTACAAGAAGCGGTTAGAGGACAACAATGTAAAAGTGACCTGGTATCACATGGAAGAAGGCTTCCACTGTGCACTAGGATTTTTTGGTTatggtattttctcttttccatcatCAAGTAAAATGGTGAACCACACTGTAAACTTTATAAAAggctattaa